One stretch of Solenopsis invicta isolate M01_SB chromosome 16, UNIL_Sinv_3.0, whole genome shotgun sequence DNA includes these proteins:
- the LOC105194416 gene encoding probable 39S ribosomal protein L45, mitochondrial, producing the protein MLLRYINPVFTCGKLLQKRGNLFQSNLPILVAAINPNNATQVAYINKHWNPKWKKERQRKVIKVKLPSWDDDDDPTKLDNEKIRSRMKEHGFLPQKPWQERPAYISCTSGIFESYVAPEGDGKYSAITKEGAKQKFTFLEKKSKSLMAIRKIKQFDDAFKTSYFLEEALDIYQKAHEAITTKKEDEIIKYVTESAYPKITHNMMNKTIHWKFLESLEPARIVHARTTNILTKENVFAQLTVRFHTQQVLAIYDRFGRLMQGSEILRKDVLEYIVFEKHLANEYGVWRIHDKIIPSWMAPTDVAEGTYILPKEDHDPVPTEPQPVEATLTEDTPKDATSTQPS; encoded by the exons ATGCTGTTAAGATACATAAACCCCGTGTTTACTTGTGGAAAACTTTTACAG aaaCGTGGAAATCTGTTTCAAAGCAATCTTCCGATACTAGTTGCTGCTATTAATCCAAATAATGCTACACAAGTAgcatacataaataaacattGGAATCCAAAATGGAAGAAGGAAAGACAAAGGAAAGTTATTAAAGTAAAACTTCCCTCatgggacgacgacgacgatcctACTAAATTGGACAATGAAAAAATACGATCACGTATGAAAGAGCATGGTTTCCTTCCTCAAAAACCTTGGCAGGAAAGACCGGCATATATCAGTTGTACTTCGGGAATTTTTGAGTCCTATGTTGCTCCAGAAGGTGATGGAAAATATTCTGCCATTACTAAAGAG GGAGCAAAGCAAAAGTTTACATTCTTGGAAAAAAAGAGCAAGTCTTTAATGGCTAtcagaaaaattaaacaatttgatgaCGCTTTCAAGACATCATATTTTCTAGAAGAGGCCTTAGATATCTATCAAAAGGCACATGAAGCTATAACCAC aaaaaaagaagatgagataataaaatatgttacagAATCTGCATATCCT aaaataacaCATAACATGATGAACAAAACTATACACTGGAAGTTCTTAGAGTCTTTGGAACCAGCCCGCATCGTACATGCAAGAACtacaaatatattaacaaaagaaAACGTTTTTGCACAACTTACTGTCCGATTCCATACACAACAG gTTTTAGCAATTTATGATAGATTTGGGCGTCTTATGCAAGGAAGTGAAATTCTAAGGAAAGACGTATTAGAATACATAGTATTTGAAAAGCATTTAGCTAATGAGTACGGCGTGTGGCGAATTCACGATAAAATTATACCATCTTGGATGGCTCCCACAGACGTAGCGGAAGGCACGTATATTTTGCCGAAAGAGGATCATGATCCCGTACCAACCGAGCCGCAGCCTGTAGAAGCTACATTAACAGAAGATACGCCAAAGGATGCAACAAGCACGCAACCTTCATGA